A single region of the Solwaraspora sp. WMMD406 genome encodes:
- a CDS encoding type II toxin-antitoxin system VapC family toxin — MAFLLDTNVVSELRKSNPNQNVIAWNKTHSAAEAYLSVLVVGEIRQGIERLRPRDPQRAESLQRWLTGLIASFRDRVLPVTTEIAIEWGRMNIPPAPPPVVDGLIAATAKVHRLTLVTRNIADISRTGVSTINPFDHH; from the coding sequence TTGGCATTTCTGCTGGACACCAACGTGGTGTCGGAACTGCGTAAGTCAAACCCGAACCAGAACGTCATCGCGTGGAACAAGACACATTCGGCCGCCGAGGCCTACCTGAGTGTGCTCGTGGTAGGTGAGATCCGGCAGGGAATCGAGCGGCTCCGCCCGCGTGACCCGCAGCGCGCTGAGTCACTTCAGCGCTGGCTGACCGGTCTGATCGCGAGCTTCCGAGATCGGGTGCTGCCCGTGACGACCGAGATAGCGATCGAGTGGGGCCGGATGAACATCCCGCCTGCGCCACCACCGGTCGTCGACGGACTGATCGCGGCGACCGCGAAGGTCCACCGCCTCACCCTGGTCACCCGCAACATCGCCGACATCTCTCGGACCGGGGTCAGCACCATCAACCCCTTCGATCATCACTGA
- a CDS encoding class IV adenylate cyclase: MREVEVKYRVQDREALLVALTARGIEPGPPVVQDDQAYAPQSWSYGDSKLGVPFVRLRTVGGRHTFTLKRPADNALACDEYETIVAEREQMHAAILAMGFRPTVRIAKVRRTADLPDGVLCVDDVAGLGTFLELERIVGDGVSGVAVQAELAAFVAALGVAASRTDETYDSLVRAALASA; the protein is encoded by the coding sequence GTGCGCGAGGTCGAGGTCAAGTACCGCGTCCAGGACCGGGAAGCGTTGCTCGTCGCGCTCACCGCGCGCGGCATCGAGCCGGGTCCGCCGGTCGTGCAGGACGACCAGGCGTACGCGCCGCAAAGCTGGTCGTACGGTGACAGCAAGCTCGGCGTCCCCTTCGTACGGTTGCGGACCGTCGGCGGCCGACACACCTTCACCCTCAAGCGTCCCGCCGACAACGCGCTGGCCTGTGACGAGTACGAGACGATCGTGGCCGAACGCGAACAGATGCACGCCGCCATCCTGGCGATGGGCTTCCGCCCGACCGTACGGATCGCCAAAGTACGCCGTACCGCCGATTTGCCCGACGGTGTGCTGTGCGTCGACGACGTCGCCGGCCTCGGCACCTTCCTTGAGTTGGAACGCATCGTCGGTGACGGCGTGTCCGGCGTGGCGGTGCAGGCCGAGCTGGCGGCGTTCGTCGCCGCACTCGGTGTCGCGGCGTCCCGCACCGACGAGACGTACGACTCGCTGGTCCGCGCGGCCCTCGCCTCAGCCTGA
- a CDS encoding Imm1 family immunity protein: MTFVMTDYHGHRELLAGPDDAGEWFDEQASSIMSHGGCGQTIWFGPADAPPELRIDVDIDVGRAALRWSDGSYGVQLDPTVPIAVLESPDSGTIDVPAWLARVGVDTARQAVVEYVSTGQRPTCLTWSSAPRSG, from the coding sequence ATGACGTTCGTCATGACCGACTATCACGGACATCGGGAGCTGCTGGCCGGCCCGGATGACGCCGGTGAGTGGTTCGACGAGCAGGCGTCATCCATCATGTCCCACGGCGGGTGCGGCCAGACGATCTGGTTCGGACCGGCCGACGCGCCGCCGGAGCTACGAATCGACGTGGACATCGACGTCGGACGAGCCGCCCTACGCTGGTCAGACGGCTCCTACGGCGTACAGCTCGATCCGACCGTGCCGATCGCCGTGCTGGAGTCACCCGACAGCGGGACCATCGACGTGCCCGCCTGGCTGGCCCGGGTCGGCGTCGACACCGCCCGACAGGCCGTTGTCGAATACGTGTCGACCGGCCAACGACCGACCTGCCTCACCTGGTCATCGGCACCGCGATCAGGCTGA
- a CDS encoding asparaginase, whose amino-acid sequence MSSTPATPTPRVVVFGLGGTIAMTSGTGGGAVSPTLTARQLVDAVPGLADAPIAVDVVDFRRRPGASLTIADLTDLHTAATHALADGATGVVVTQGTDTIEETAYLLDLLHHRPEPIVVTGAMRNPTLAGADGPANILAAIHTAASPAARDQGCLVAFADEIHAARWVTKTHSTSGATFRSLDTGPLGYVLEGTVRMLNRVPHRLTVPTPRRADTATVALYTVTLDDDPTILDAIGRHCDGLVVAGFGVGHVPEPLLDTLTALAGRIPVVLASRTPAGPTLTHTYGFPGSEQDLIGRGLIPVGWLHPYKARILLRALLAADASPHDIVAAVAAAGGIIELTAWPWTTTATSDGRPGTSPTDG is encoded by the coding sequence GTGTCCTCAACTCCGGCAACGCCCACGCCACGGGTGGTGGTGTTCGGCCTCGGCGGCACCATCGCCATGACCAGCGGCACCGGCGGCGGCGCGGTCAGCCCCACCCTGACCGCCCGGCAACTCGTCGACGCCGTACCCGGACTCGCCGACGCCCCAATCGCGGTCGACGTCGTCGACTTCCGCCGCCGCCCCGGCGCGAGCCTCACCATCGCCGACCTCACCGACCTGCACACCGCCGCGACGCACGCCCTGGCCGACGGTGCGACCGGTGTCGTCGTCACCCAGGGCACCGACACCATCGAGGAAACCGCCTACCTGCTCGACCTGCTCCACCACCGCCCCGAACCGATCGTCGTCACCGGCGCGATGCGTAACCCCACCCTCGCCGGAGCCGACGGCCCCGCGAACATCCTCGCCGCCATCCACACCGCCGCCTCCCCGGCGGCGCGGGACCAGGGCTGCCTCGTCGCCTTCGCCGACGAGATCCACGCCGCACGATGGGTGACCAAGACCCACTCCACCAGCGGTGCCACCTTCCGCTCCCTGGACACCGGACCTCTCGGCTACGTCCTCGAAGGCACCGTACGAATGCTGAACCGGGTGCCCCACCGGCTGACCGTCCCCACCCCACGCCGGGCAGACACCGCGACCGTCGCCCTGTACACCGTCACCCTCGACGACGACCCCACGATCCTCGACGCCATCGGACGGCACTGCGACGGACTCGTCGTCGCCGGATTCGGCGTCGGCCACGTCCCGGAACCCCTCCTCGACACCCTCACCGCCCTCGCCGGACGAATCCCCGTCGTCCTCGCCTCCCGCACCCCCGCCGGACCCACCCTCACCCACACCTACGGCTTCCCTGGCTCGGAGCAGGACCTCATCGGTCGCGGTCTCATCCCTGTCGGCTGGCTCCACCCCTACAAGGCCCGCATCCTGCTTCGTGCCCTCCTCGCCGCCGACGCGAGCCCGCACGACATCGTGGCCGCGGTCGCCGCAGCCGGTGGAATCATCGAACTCACCGCCTGGCCTTGGACCACCACCGCCACCAGCGACGGCCGGCCGGGAACGAGCCCGACGGATGGGTAG
- a CDS encoding type II toxin-antitoxin system Phd/YefM family antitoxin: MHWQVQEAKQRFSEVLRAAERGEPQIVTKHGEEVAVVIDISEYRRLRGEQTSFMEYLRSNPDMDDDFEIERQQDLPRDIDLAG, from the coding sequence ATGCACTGGCAGGTCCAAGAGGCGAAGCAGAGGTTCAGCGAGGTGCTTCGCGCAGCCGAGCGGGGTGAGCCGCAGATCGTGACGAAGCACGGCGAGGAGGTGGCCGTGGTCATCGACATCTCGGAGTACCGCCGTCTCCGCGGCGAACAGACCAGCTTCATGGAGTACCTTCGTAGCAATCCCGACATGGACGACGACTTCGAGATCGAACGCCAGCAGGATCTCCCCCGCGACATCGACCTGGCTGGCTGA
- a CDS encoding helix-turn-helix domain-containing protein, with protein MKGYHTRWTVPDEHRASPEYVEAGARIALGQAVYDRRVALGLSQAELAARAGTTQTVISRLEGGAVTPTLPLLHRLAGALEGELDIKITGTSTRAEFPLAS; from the coding sequence ATGAAGGGATACCACACCAGGTGGACTGTTCCGGACGAGCACCGGGCAAGCCCTGAGTACGTCGAGGCCGGTGCCCGCATCGCCCTTGGTCAGGCCGTTTACGACCGTCGGGTGGCTCTCGGCCTGAGCCAGGCCGAGCTCGCCGCTCGGGCTGGCACCACGCAGACCGTGATCTCGCGGCTCGAAGGTGGCGCGGTCACGCCGACACTCCCGCTGCTGCATCGCCTGGCCGGAGCACTGGAAGGCGAGCTGGACATCAAGATCACCGGCACCAGCACTCGTGCGGAGTTCCCGCTCGCTTCGTGA
- a CDS encoding type II toxin-antitoxin system RelE/ParE family toxin codes for MTGPTRQPPYEIQLDTKAVKLLRKLDRPVQSRLVAAIAALSIDPRPHGVKTLTGHPGLLRIRVGDFRMVYQIDDGKLIVLVVHLGHRSDVYDLL; via the coding sequence GTGACCGGACCGACTCGGCAGCCGCCGTACGAGATCCAGCTCGATACGAAAGCCGTCAAGCTGCTACGCAAGCTGGACCGACCCGTCCAGTCCCGACTTGTCGCGGCCATCGCCGCCCTCAGCATCGATCCACGACCACACGGGGTCAAAACCCTGACAGGACACCCTGGGCTCCTGCGAATCCGCGTCGGTGACTTTCGAATGGTCTACCAGATCGACGACGGCAAGCTCATCGTTCTCGTAGTGCACCTCGGCCATCGCAGCGACGTCTACGACCTGTTGTAG
- a CDS encoding VOC family protein, which produces MKLGHVIYKVNDLDRAVEEYTAKGFTVEYGKAKNPYNALIYFAEGPYFELLGSTGMPGFAKRLLRLFGKHAFVDRLDAWDRAEEGFIGLGLENDRLEVDQEQKILDEAKVTYLKGRSGRTDPKGRKIRFRGIFPDDMQLLVLGSAFNVNVRPSGGYVHPNGVKAIKSVAFGTREELIPVIRRLCDDEGLTLFMGQGVKDVEFEYADTTADPEKK; this is translated from the coding sequence ATGAAGCTGGGTCATGTCATCTACAAGGTGAACGACCTCGATCGGGCGGTCGAGGAGTACACCGCAAAGGGCTTCACGGTCGAGTACGGCAAGGCGAAGAACCCCTACAACGCGCTGATCTACTTCGCCGAGGGACCCTACTTCGAGCTGCTCGGGTCTACCGGCATGCCTGGGTTCGCCAAGCGGCTGTTGAGGCTCTTCGGAAAGCACGCCTTCGTCGACCGGCTGGATGCCTGGGACCGGGCAGAGGAAGGCTTCATCGGACTGGGCCTCGAGAATGACCGGCTGGAAGTCGACCAGGAACAGAAGATCCTCGATGAGGCGAAGGTGACCTACCTCAAGGGCAGGTCGGGCAGAACTGACCCGAAGGGTCGAAAGATCCGGTTCCGTGGCATCTTTCCGGACGACATGCAGCTCCTGGTGTTGGGCAGCGCCTTCAACGTGAACGTGCGCCCCTCCGGGGGATACGTGCACCCCAACGGCGTCAAGGCAATCAAGAGCGTCGCCTTCGGCACCCGGGAGGAGCTCATCCCCGTCATTCGCAGGCTATGTGACGACGAGGGGCTGACCCTGTTCATGGGGCAAGGCGTCAAGGACGTCGAGTTCGAGTACGCGGACACGACGGCCGACCCCGAAAAGAAATGA
- a CDS encoding AAA domain-containing protein: MLGPNTQTTRAQIIRFWRTVEMFSPQGVEKTDPDRLVFPVSPGQPLPWEKSHQLARRKLHRMQAWQHVVYLGIYRLDRLFEELATVFKPDQDSYDERPAGESALAAFVVDENGSALPESVVLSSCAWATGKVVRDKHLDSGLRSEFQDVTSTFRTTVKATIGSNDFFEDRVPSLQWIPHLMDHELLASCLETAAEVTGIDTLLSCTEIRIKSQIVARSAAQAAGSEFLNSFIMSDLDLVADETANGSIGVALRDYLRPEADITTRDRVNVRDRTDAVLTATAPDTVPAGRWPSQPEHALALNQQLAVNEALSMTDGGVRGVNGPPGTGKTTMLRDLVAALVVERARQLAALTDPRQAFTGRTLRWRTATRTRTVNVWRPALTGFEMVVASANNGAVQNVTDEIPAAGAIGESWREQAAAVDYFPDVATALLAKGPDATATPVTEHAWALVAARLGNKSNRSRFVDRFWYHTPDKPTDRPADKRTGESDDGHRWSGLLSVLKEYEQTGPDVPWPQAVAQFRAAETRVARLRRQRSEVYRNVQRRAQLGEKLADLRHAVKSTTDAVEAARLRHTAAVDDERARAAEADRFALTRQAEAEQDARQRLVAAEQSIADGQRHAERLIAGRKATAERAVRSWEAELSRRWQTRAAHQQSRPSLWEWLRTLGEAYRSWSHYDRWLLNEVHRAQASLDAAHAESSAAQREIDAVHQGVDDARREADAIKRKLDAGIPKPKVDHPPLAAARRSVESAAREVSAASRVLRETEDAVRAADSELAALDVTLARAADALGRHYPDAGWHTDRPRREMVAPWTDKDWNTARSELFLAALALHKAFLRHSAAPLRRNLQAAMDLVSGDAPDDVPADAALAAWQSLFFVVPVVSTTFASYARLFGHLGKEALGWLLIDEAGQATPQNAVGALWRTRRAVVVGDPLQLEPITTLPFPTEQAIRDDADVDEQWSPSRTSVQRLADRLTPLGTWLTDADDSDPTWVGVPLTVHRRCDQPMFDIVNQVAYDGLMIDGTGTAARESFRADYPTLPPSKWIDVPGSAAQGHWIPDQGRQLDRVLGTLADLGFDMSEVMVIGPFRDVAREIRRRTRRYPDLVAGTVHTAQGKQADVVVFVLGGAPDRLGALRWASNKPNLLNVAVSRAKRRLYVIGDRKVWSTMRYFDVLAAKLPHQSPIEP; encoded by the coding sequence CAGGAGAGAGCGCCCTCGCCGCCTTCGTGGTCGACGAGAACGGCTCGGCCCTTCCCGAGTCGGTAGTGCTGTCGAGTTGCGCCTGGGCCACCGGCAAGGTGGTACGGGACAAACACCTCGACAGCGGCCTGCGGTCCGAGTTCCAGGACGTGACATCCACATTCCGTACGACGGTGAAGGCGACGATCGGCTCGAACGACTTCTTCGAGGACCGCGTGCCGAGCCTGCAGTGGATTCCACATCTGATGGATCACGAGCTACTCGCCTCGTGTCTGGAGACGGCGGCGGAGGTTACAGGAATCGACACGTTGCTGTCGTGCACCGAGATCAGGATCAAGAGCCAGATCGTGGCCCGCAGCGCCGCGCAGGCCGCCGGCAGCGAGTTCCTCAACAGCTTCATCATGAGCGATCTCGATCTGGTCGCGGACGAGACAGCCAACGGCAGCATCGGCGTCGCGCTGCGGGACTACCTGCGTCCCGAGGCCGACATCACGACCAGGGACCGAGTGAACGTACGGGATCGGACCGACGCGGTGTTGACGGCGACGGCACCGGACACCGTTCCGGCGGGACGCTGGCCCAGCCAACCGGAGCACGCGCTCGCGCTCAATCAGCAACTCGCGGTCAACGAAGCCCTGAGCATGACCGACGGCGGTGTACGCGGCGTCAACGGCCCACCCGGCACAGGCAAGACCACGATGCTGCGCGACCTCGTCGCCGCGCTCGTCGTGGAACGCGCCCGCCAGCTGGCGGCGCTGACCGACCCGCGCCAGGCGTTCACCGGCCGGACACTGCGCTGGCGGACCGCGACACGGACCCGCACCGTGAACGTGTGGCGTCCGGCCCTCACCGGCTTCGAGATGGTCGTCGCTTCGGCGAACAACGGCGCCGTACAGAACGTCACCGACGAAATCCCCGCCGCTGGGGCGATCGGCGAGTCGTGGCGGGAACAGGCCGCCGCCGTGGACTATTTCCCCGATGTCGCCACGGCGCTGCTCGCCAAAGGCCCGGACGCCACGGCCACACCGGTCACGGAACACGCGTGGGCGCTGGTCGCGGCGCGGCTGGGCAACAAGAGCAACCGCAGTCGGTTCGTCGACAGGTTCTGGTACCACACCCCGGACAAACCGACGGACAGGCCAGCCGACAAACGCACGGGTGAGAGCGACGACGGTCACCGCTGGTCGGGACTGCTGTCGGTACTCAAGGAGTACGAGCAGACCGGCCCGGACGTCCCCTGGCCGCAGGCGGTGGCACAGTTTCGGGCTGCGGAAACGCGTGTGGCGCGGCTCCGTAGGCAACGGTCCGAGGTCTACCGGAACGTCCAGCGCCGGGCGCAGCTCGGCGAGAAGCTCGCTGACCTGCGTCATGCGGTGAAGTCGACGACGGACGCGGTCGAGGCAGCGCGACTACGGCACACGGCGGCCGTCGACGACGAACGCGCGCGGGCGGCGGAGGCCGACCGGTTCGCACTGACCCGCCAGGCCGAAGCCGAACAGGACGCCCGCCAGCGCCTCGTGGCCGCCGAACAGAGCATCGCGGACGGTCAACGCCACGCCGAACGCCTGATCGCGGGCCGTAAAGCGACCGCGGAGCGGGCTGTCCGGTCGTGGGAGGCCGAGCTGAGCCGGCGGTGGCAGACCCGTGCCGCGCACCAACAGTCGCGGCCGAGCCTGTGGGAGTGGTTGCGCACCCTCGGCGAGGCCTACCGGAGCTGGTCACACTACGACCGTTGGCTCCTCAACGAGGTCCACCGGGCACAAGCGTCACTCGACGCCGCGCACGCGGAGTCAAGCGCCGCCCAGCGGGAGATCGACGCCGTACATCAGGGTGTGGACGACGCACGGCGCGAAGCGGACGCGATCAAGCGCAAGCTGGACGCGGGCATTCCCAAGCCAAAGGTCGACCACCCGCCGCTGGCCGCCGCCCGGCGGTCGGTCGAGTCGGCCGCCCGCGAGGTCTCGGCCGCCAGCCGGGTCCTCCGCGAGACCGAGGACGCGGTACGGGCAGCCGACAGCGAGCTGGCCGCGCTGGACGTCACACTCGCCCGGGCGGCCGACGCCCTCGGCCGGCACTACCCCGACGCAGGCTGGCACACCGATCGTCCGCGCCGGGAAATGGTGGCGCCCTGGACCGACAAGGACTGGAACACGGCCCGCAGCGAGCTGTTTCTCGCCGCGTTGGCGCTGCACAAGGCGTTTCTTCGGCACAGCGCCGCCCCGCTGCGACGCAACCTGCAGGCCGCGATGGACCTGGTCAGCGGGGACGCCCCCGACGACGTGCCCGCCGACGCGGCGTTGGCGGCCTGGCAGAGCCTGTTCTTCGTCGTACCAGTGGTGTCCACCACCTTCGCCTCGTACGCCCGGCTGTTCGGTCACCTCGGCAAGGAGGCACTCGGGTGGCTGTTGATCGACGAAGCCGGCCAGGCGACGCCGCAGAACGCCGTCGGCGCGCTCTGGCGGACCAGACGCGCCGTGGTCGTCGGCGACCCGCTGCAGCTGGAGCCGATCACCACCCTGCCGTTCCCCACCGAACAGGCGATCCGGGACGATGCGGACGTCGACGAGCAGTGGTCGCCCAGCCGTACCTCGGTGCAGCGTCTCGCTGACCGGCTCACGCCGCTGGGCACCTGGCTGACGGACGCCGACGACAGCGACCCGACCTGGGTCGGTGTGCCGTTGACCGTGCACCGACGCTGCGACCAACCGATGTTCGACATCGTCAACCAGGTCGCCTACGACGGGCTGATGATCGACGGCACCGGTACGGCGGCCCGGGAGAGCTTTCGCGCCGACTACCCGACGCTGCCCCCGTCGAAGTGGATCGACGTCCCGGGCTCCGCGGCGCAGGGCCACTGGATTCCCGACCAGGGCCGACAACTCGACCGCGTCCTCGGAACGCTCGCCGATTTGGGCTTCGACATGTCGGAGGTGATGGTGATCGGCCCGTTCCGTGACGTCGCCCGGGAGATCAGGCGGCGTACCAGGCGCTATCCCGACCTGGTCGCCGGCACCGTACACACCGCCCAGGGCAAGCAGGCCGATGTCGTGGTGTTCGTCCTGGGCGGTGCGCCCGACCGCCTCGGCGCGCTCCGGTGGGCATCGAACAAGCCGAACCTGCTCAACGTCGCGGTCAGCCGCGCCAAACGCAGGTTGTACGTCATCGGGGACCGAAAGGTGTGGTCGACGATGCGCTACTTCGATGTCCTCGCGGCGAAGCTGCCACACCAGTCCCCTATCGAACCGTAG
- a CDS encoding SDR family NAD(P)-dependent oxidoreductase, giving the protein MTSDVQRVAVVTGANRGLGRAIAQQLAQADLRVVVTARSEEAAERTAAELTGLGLSASGHQLDITDPASVARAMADVGYQYGRIDVLVNNAAIAIDRGQAASAADMEKVAATLDANLMGTWRCCTAAIPEMKRNEYGRIVNVTSHMGTSAEMSTGSVSYRVSKAGVNALTQILAAELHEHNILVNAASPGKVDTRLAYGKANHTPDEAAATITWLATVDNDGPTGQLFYNREPLPW; this is encoded by the coding sequence ATGACATCGGACGTCCAGCGGGTAGCCGTGGTCACCGGAGCCAATCGAGGGCTCGGCCGAGCAATCGCCCAGCAGCTCGCGCAGGCCGACCTCCGGGTCGTGGTGACCGCCAGGAGCGAGGAAGCCGCAGAACGGACAGCGGCCGAACTAACCGGACTCGGCCTGTCGGCCTCGGGTCACCAACTCGACATCACCGACCCGGCCAGCGTCGCCCGCGCCATGGCCGACGTCGGCTACCAGTACGGCCGGATCGACGTCCTGGTCAACAACGCTGCCATCGCCATCGACCGAGGACAAGCGGCCAGCGCGGCCGACATGGAGAAGGTAGCCGCGACCCTCGACGCCAACCTTATGGGCACTTGGCGCTGTTGCACGGCCGCCATCCCGGAGATGAAGCGAAACGAGTACGGCCGGATCGTCAACGTCACCAGCCACATGGGCACCTCAGCCGAGATGAGCACCGGCAGCGTCTCCTACCGCGTCTCCAAAGCGGGCGTCAACGCGCTCACCCAGATCCTCGCGGCAGAGCTACACGAGCACAACATCCTCGTGAACGCCGCCTCGCCGGGGAAGGTCGACACCCGCCTCGCCTACGGCAAAGCCAACCACACCCCCGACGAAGCAGCCGCCACCATCACTTGGCTCGCCACAGTCGACAACGACGGACCAACCGGCCAGCTCTTCTACAACCGCGAACCACTCCCGTGGTAG
- a CDS encoding transcriptional regulator, which yields MPDLATQCALADELGVPRQAVRDLGWPHWLPAGQRIDTETPWTIDGGLALLRETAGAAVMDRRGFMILGVGAAATLAQQWLTLDPPPLRSALDGGPLDSSLVDCFEQRLPTLRQIDAFLGGGSVRDVVDAELQLVTDLLNNSSYSETIGRRMFAVATELGRIAGWASFDAGHQAAAERYWVAALHTAHLADDRTAGANILKCMSLQRVDSDRADEALALATAAVDGAGDAPARVLAMFATRQARAHAALNDAVAAERCLTSAETHMARADDEPSPAWAGYFDQAEYCAQVAACYLMLGQHQHADRWLAQALDLQPTTRSRDRATYLIWRADVTASLGDVEQACAYVHRAAPEVVKTRSLRNHHRLMGIHSRLAKYDTPATRELDERVRSLVA from the coding sequence GTGCCCGACCTCGCAACGCAGTGCGCGCTCGCCGACGAGCTTGGCGTACCTCGTCAGGCAGTCCGTGACCTGGGCTGGCCGCACTGGCTGCCGGCCGGTCAGCGCATCGACACGGAGACCCCTTGGACGATCGACGGCGGATTGGCGCTGTTGAGAGAGACGGCGGGAGCAGCAGTGATGGATCGTCGCGGGTTCATGATCCTCGGCGTAGGCGCAGCAGCGACACTCGCACAGCAGTGGCTCACGCTGGATCCGCCACCTTTGCGATCGGCCCTGGACGGCGGGCCGCTCGACAGCTCGCTCGTCGACTGCTTCGAGCAGCGACTCCCCACTCTCCGGCAGATCGACGCGTTCCTCGGCGGTGGGAGCGTCCGTGACGTCGTGGACGCCGAGCTGCAACTTGTCACCGACCTGTTGAACAACAGCTCCTACTCCGAGACCATCGGCCGGCGGATGTTCGCGGTGGCGACTGAACTCGGTCGGATCGCCGGCTGGGCCAGCTTCGACGCTGGTCACCAGGCCGCAGCCGAGCGCTACTGGGTTGCCGCACTCCACACCGCGCACCTCGCCGACGATCGGACCGCCGGCGCGAACATCCTCAAGTGCATGAGCCTGCAGCGAGTCGACAGCGACCGGGCAGACGAAGCACTCGCGCTGGCGACGGCAGCTGTCGACGGTGCCGGGGATGCTCCCGCCCGGGTGCTGGCGATGTTCGCCACGCGCCAGGCCCGCGCCCACGCCGCCCTCAACGATGCTGTCGCGGCTGAGCGCTGTCTCACCAGCGCCGAAACGCACATGGCCCGAGCAGATGACGAGCCCAGCCCTGCCTGGGCCGGCTACTTCGACCAGGCCGAATACTGCGCTCAGGTCGCAGCCTGCTACCTGATGCTCGGCCAGCACCAGCACGCCGACCGCTGGCTCGCCCAAGCCTTGGACCTGCAACCCACGACCCGCAGCCGGGACCGTGCCACCTACCTGATCTGGCGAGCGGATGTCACGGCCAGCCTCGGCGATGTCGAACAGGCCTGCGCGTACGTGCACCGCGCAGCACCCGAGGTCGTGAAGACCCGCTCGCTACGGAACCACCACCGGCTGATGGGCATCCACAGCCGCCTCGCCAAGTACGACACCCCTGCCACTCGCGAGTTGGACGAGCGCGTACGGAGTCTGGTCGCATAA
- a CDS encoding GNAT family N-acetyltransferase, with translation MAAMLTVRAATAADVEPLAELLAQSCVLDPVVAWSMRDYAIRYLTMHQFFTAELEFAVRHGIVDVVGDRDGVAIWCPHPADRLLGAEHLRRRLRACGDRHGPYTHYASTAAQLEPVGRHHHLAFLAAAPWFRGRGIGAALLAAHHIRLDRISMPAVVEASSPRFQAFYTRHGYHLVRKANLPAGGPPLWSMRRGGPPPDQPPTAAALRVG, from the coding sequence GTGGCGGCCATGCTGACCGTACGGGCGGCGACCGCCGCCGACGTCGAACCCCTGGCCGAGTTGTTGGCGCAGTCGTGCGTGCTGGACCCGGTGGTGGCCTGGTCGATGCGGGACTACGCGATCCGCTATCTGACGATGCACCAGTTCTTCACCGCCGAGCTGGAGTTCGCGGTACGGCACGGGATCGTCGACGTCGTCGGCGACCGGGACGGGGTGGCGATCTGGTGTCCGCACCCGGCCGACCGGCTCCTCGGCGCGGAACACCTGCGGCGCAGGTTGCGGGCGTGTGGTGACCGGCACGGCCCGTACACGCATTACGCCTCCACGGCGGCGCAGCTGGAGCCGGTCGGCCGGCATCATCATCTGGCGTTCCTGGCGGCGGCACCCTGGTTTCGGGGTCGGGGGATCGGGGCGGCGCTGCTCGCCGCCCACCACATCCGGCTCGATCGGATCAGCATGCCGGCGGTGGTCGAGGCGAGCAGCCCACGGTTCCAGGCGTTCTACACCCGCCACGGCTACCACCTCGTACGCAAGGCCAACCTGCCGGCCGGCGGGCCGCCGCTGTGGTCGATGCGCCGAGGCGGCCCACCACCCGACCAACCACCCACGGCCGCAGCACTCCGCGTCGGCTGA
- a CDS encoding type II toxin-antitoxin system prevent-host-death family antitoxin: protein MTAEPIRPEQELSISAARDKLADIVSRAHYSGRITYVTRRGQRLAAIVPADLAEAIERAEDAADVAAAREALARIDAGEKPVSLSELRAELGL, encoded by the coding sequence GTGACCGCAGAACCGATCAGACCCGAGCAGGAGCTGAGCATCTCGGCCGCCCGGGATAAGCTCGCCGACATCGTGTCCCGCGCCCACTACAGCGGCCGGATCACCTACGTCACTCGACGGGGTCAACGACTCGCCGCGATCGTCCCTGCCGACCTGGCCGAGGCGATCGAGCGTGCCGAGGACGCCGCCGACGTCGCGGCCGCCCGCGAGGCGCTGGCCCGCATCGACGCGGGCGAGAAGCCCGTCTCGCTGTCAGAGCTTCGCGCCGAGCTCGGGTTGTGA